The proteins below are encoded in one region of Sulfolobus islandicus Y.N.15.51:
- a CDS encoding AAA family ATPase produces MKNSDPKKEVHERAMKYTLSKINELINSKYSGYKISQIPEDFKPPKDDQKLLSCKPHLVLQKPNGSKVYIRVSGVKGRNPIGAIPNYVLCDFLIAVTYADTDSPKAYVLPLEFVKNNIVERNGRITSYWIEKKDSLINGKKVLGYLMYEDGRDKDEFLEKWDSLFTGSLQRDDSNRVEVSNIEIDCGKGNISDVMSLTNRFYVEVPNVEEFFKMLGASLKIYNVLLVGPPGTGKTSLAVSVIDKLTGENTNCYEVTTANSLWFRRDLIGGESMEKGSIIWNSGLLIRAYNSAVKINNGNYYVIIDEINRADVDKAFGEILTLMSDVGSSSVGKKILEEIEKEIEKFSEIDNEAKEFLANLKRLGDKKDEVLKKIRFVGTMNLIDSNNLFPIGEALTRRFLIFHLDYTCGTEDVKMFLNDSTIPFKEVIISEVKYLREKFGCSDKQKKSQYEYNISTASIKLALSLLKELIEPNDTPDTISEKFLLVLEKSLGTTDDKILRKFREYQREIIENLRSRNSKGQ; encoded by the coding sequence ATGAAAAATAGTGATCCAAAGAAAGAAGTTCATGAAAGAGCCATGAAATATACTTTAAGTAAAATTAATGAACTGATAAATTCAAAATATTCAGGGTATAAAATATCACAAATACCCGAAGATTTTAAACCACCTAAAGATGATCAGAAATTATTAAGTTGTAAACCTCATTTAGTATTACAGAAGCCGAATGGAAGTAAAGTCTATATTCGTGTTTCTGGTGTCAAGGGCAGAAATCCAATAGGCGCTATTCCTAACTATGTTTTATGTGACTTTTTAATAGCAGTAACGTACGCTGATACGGATTCTCCTAAAGCTTATGTTTTACCGTTAGAATTTGTAAAAAATAATATAGTAGAACGTAATGGCAGAATAACTTCCTATTGGATTGAAAAGAAGGATAGCTTGATAAATGGTAAAAAAGTACTAGGTTATCTCATGTATGAAGATGGAAGAGATAAAGACGAATTCTTAGAGAAATGGGACTCCTTATTTACTGGATCTCTACAAAGAGATGATAGTAATAGGGTTGAGGTTTCCAACATCGAAATTGATTGTGGTAAAGGAAATATTTCCGATGTAATGAGTTTGACAAATAGATTTTACGTTGAAGTTCCCAACGTTGAAGAATTCTTTAAAATGCTAGGAGCTAGTCTTAAGATCTATAATGTTCTCTTAGTAGGCCCTCCAGGTACTGGCAAAACCAGTTTGGCAGTAAGTGTTATAGATAAACTAACTGGAGAAAATACCAATTGTTACGAAGTCACTACAGCAAACTCTCTTTGGTTCAGAAGGGACTTAATTGGTGGTGAAAGTATGGAGAAAGGAAGTATTATATGGAATAGCGGTTTACTTATAAGAGCATATAATAGCGCTGTGAAGATTAATAATGGGAATTATTACGTTATAATAGATGAGATAAATAGAGCAGACGTGGATAAGGCCTTTGGTGAAATCCTAACTTTAATGTCCGACGTAGGTAGTAGTTCTGTAGGGAAAAAGATCTTAGAGGAGATAGAGAAAGAAATAGAGAAGTTTAGCGAAATTGATAATGAAGCCAAGGAATTTCTTGCCAATCTAAAAAGACTAGGAGATAAAAAAGACGAAGTCCTGAAGAAAATAAGGTTCGTGGGAACTATGAATTTAATTGACTCTAATAATTTATTTCCAATTGGTGAGGCTCTAACGAGAAGATTTCTAATTTTTCATTTAGATTATACGTGTGGTACTGAAGATGTAAAAATGTTCTTGAACGATTCTACTATTCCATTTAAGGAGGTAATTATCAGTGAAGTTAAATACCTAAGAGAGAAGTTCGGCTGTTCAGATAAGCAGAAAAAATCGCAGTATGAATATAATATTTCGACTGCTAGTATAAAGTTAGCATTAAGTCTTCTTAAGGAGTTAATAGAACCCAACGATACACCAGATACTATTAGTGAAAAATTCTTATTAGTCTTGGAAAAGTCTCTTGGAACCACTGACGATAAAATTCTACGAAAATTCAGGGAATATCAAAGAGAAATAATAGAAAATCTTAGATCTAGGAATAGTAAAGGGCAATAA